One Deltaproteobacteria bacterium PRO3 DNA window includes the following coding sequences:
- the ptsP gene encoding phosphoenolpyruvate--protein phosphotransferase encodes MKIARLALPISSLGIMIKCFMSPQSQAARTLSLIMEALKVSSHASSSLTQIVKVIRGHFKVELCSLYELNQEQLKLVATDAVDFGAVGHVLPATHLKLLELATRKMETAFLEDRHSSCIAVPLVHREEISGLLVLQSARPQPLKPEEARFLEFIALQLAGTLPAIAALERAKRQVRGKPGQVVFEGIAASPGFGIGPALLLRGGGLATPVAQGSYDVAHEWELLQSALEQASQDLLGLERRVEKESSKRESDIFGSHRMMLSDPDFLLRMETEVKNGKSPLQSAGDVFSEFISAIRSNPSPGFEEKAVDLEELRERTLGNLLKIGVQGLREDWSGILVAKSLGPSDTSRLDPQKILGIVTTTGGPTSHAAILARSLGVPAVMGVPGIAESATPGDLLIVDGDKGRVILNPDPATLDEYEALEERRIESMVEFDAVAFQPAATRDGRRIGLEANLGFAADLKTLRNLGAEGVGLFRTEFLFLKRSTLPDEEEQFNLYRRMVEDADGLPITFRILDAGGDKPIAALHAIQEENPFLGNRSIRLLLSRPDILGAQLRALLRASHFGPMRLLIPMVSGMEEIREVQKMLGAIQQDLSEQGIPFDPRIELGVMIEIPSAVHLSPLLARHADFLSIGTNDLIQFTLAVDRNNEHVASYFEILHPGVLAGIARVAEAGATAQKPVAVCGEAASDPAIIPLLVGLGITHLSMTPAFIPAAKRVIRALSHRKAEEMAKQALLATTIQEVKAVLEEFHNSK; translated from the coding sequence ATGAAAATCGCGCGGCTGGCTTTACCTATATCTTCCCTCGGAATCATGATAAAGTGTTTTATGTCCCCCCAATCGCAAGCCGCCAGGACCCTCTCGCTCATCATGGAGGCCCTCAAGGTCTCCAGCCATGCATCGAGTTCTTTGACCCAAATCGTCAAGGTAATCAGGGGCCATTTCAAGGTGGAGCTGTGCTCCCTTTACGAGCTCAACCAGGAACAGCTGAAGCTGGTCGCGACCGACGCCGTGGATTTCGGCGCCGTCGGCCATGTGCTCCCGGCGACCCACCTGAAGCTATTAGAGCTCGCGACCCGGAAAATGGAAACGGCCTTCCTGGAAGACCGCCACAGCTCCTGTATCGCCGTTCCCTTGGTCCATCGGGAAGAAATTTCGGGCTTGCTGGTGCTGCAAAGCGCCCGTCCCCAGCCCCTCAAGCCCGAGGAGGCGCGATTCCTCGAATTCATCGCGCTGCAGCTCGCCGGCACCCTGCCGGCCATTGCGGCCCTCGAACGCGCCAAACGTCAAGTGCGGGGCAAGCCGGGCCAGGTGGTATTCGAAGGAATAGCCGCCTCCCCCGGCTTCGGCATCGGCCCCGCGCTGCTCCTCCGTGGCGGGGGCCTTGCGACGCCCGTCGCGCAAGGATCCTACGACGTCGCGCACGAATGGGAACTCCTGCAAAGCGCCCTCGAGCAGGCGTCGCAGGACCTGCTCGGCCTCGAGCGGAGGGTGGAAAAGGAGTCCTCGAAACGCGAATCCGATATCTTCGGCAGCCACCGGATGATGCTTTCCGACCCCGACTTCCTGCTCCGGATGGAAACCGAGGTGAAAAACGGAAAAAGCCCGCTCCAGAGCGCCGGTGACGTCTTTTCGGAGTTTATCAGCGCGATCCGGTCGAACCCCAGTCCCGGTTTCGAGGAAAAAGCCGTCGACCTCGAGGAGCTGCGGGAACGAACCCTGGGGAATCTTTTAAAAATCGGCGTTCAGGGCCTGAGGGAAGATTGGTCGGGCATCCTGGTGGCAAAATCCCTCGGCCCCTCCGACACCTCGCGGCTGGATCCGCAAAAAATTCTGGGCATCGTCACGACGACGGGCGGCCCCACCTCCCACGCCGCCATCCTGGCGCGTTCGCTGGGCGTGCCCGCCGTGATGGGGGTTCCGGGCATCGCGGAGAGCGCGACTCCGGGAGACCTGCTGATAGTGGACGGCGACAAGGGGCGGGTGATCCTCAACCCGGACCCCGCTACGCTCGACGAATACGAGGCGCTGGAAGAAAGGCGCATCGAATCGATGGTCGAGTTCGACGCCGTCGCTTTCCAGCCGGCCGCCACCCGCGACGGGCGAAGGATAGGCCTCGAGGCCAATCTCGGCTTCGCGGCCGACCTAAAAACCCTCCGCAATCTCGGCGCGGAGGGCGTCGGCCTGTTCCGGACCGAGTTCCTCTTCCTGAAGCGGTCGACCCTCCCGGACGAGGAGGAGCAATTCAATCTCTACCGGCGAATGGTGGAAGACGCCGACGGCTTGCCCATCACCTTCCGTATCCTGGACGCCGGGGGAGACAAGCCGATCGCGGCGCTCCACGCCATCCAGGAAGAGAACCCCTTCCTGGGCAATCGATCGATCCGCCTCCTGCTGTCCAGGCCGGACATCTTGGGAGCCCAGCTCCGAGCCCTGCTTCGGGCCTCGCATTTCGGGCCTATGCGCCTGCTCATCCCGATGGTCTCGGGAATGGAGGAAATCCGCGAGGTCCAGAAAATGCTGGGGGCGATCCAACAAGATCTTTCCGAGCAGGGCATTCCCTTCGACCCGAGGATCGAGCTGGGCGTCATGATCGAGATTCCCAGCGCCGTCCATCTCTCCCCCCTGCTGGCCCGGCACGCCGACTTCCTGAGCATCGGAACCAACGATTTGATCCAGTTCACCTTGGCGGTGGACCGGAATAACGAACATGTCGCCTCGTACTTCGAGATCTTGCACCCCGGCGTCCTCGCCGGCATCGCGCGGGTGGCGGAGGCGGGAGCGACGGCGCAGAAACCCGTTGCGGTCTGCGGAGAGGCGGCCAGCGACCCCGCCATCATCCCTCTATTGGTCGGATTGGGAATCACCCACCTCTCGATGACGCCGGCCTTCATTCCGGCGGCCAAGCGGGTCATTCGGGCACTGAGTCACCGGAAGGCCGAGGAAATGGCCAAGCAAGCCTTGCTCGCAACGACGATTCAGGAGGTTAAGGCCGTTTTGGAAGAGTTCCACAATAGTAAGTAA
- a CDS encoding FMN-binding glutamate synthase family protein — protein sequence MAASWTVNLEKISRVVNFGLPALTLVFFLAGYFSSFYFHFLTVFFLLMTLINIFYRRVQKDHALLTNFGWVAQGRYLLESIGPELRQYLFTTDTEERPFSRVERMEVYRKSKDIDASSAFGSQLEFDGSEYKLRHSMYPTLVAEAEPYALTFGEERGLAEAYTITKPVMISAMSYGSLGKNAVRALARGARKAGIPMNTGEGGLPRYHLMEGCDLIFQMGTAKFGCRNEDGSLHEGRLREIARLPQVKMIEIKFSQGAKPGKGGLLPREKITREIAELRGVPMDRDVISPPAHVECTDPDATVRFIGRVQDISELPVGIKFCLGREAEFRVLVRAMARHQIFPDYIALDGAEGGTGAAPKSFMDDLGIPILAALPAAHQILKEEEVRDRLKLVAAGKLINPGKQLIALSLGAQAVYTARGFMLALGCIQALTCNRNTCPVGITTHNPALQRGLDIEVKSERVKNYVVNLVHDHYELLTSLGKRSFRELNEDNLLLPTAAGTGRGRP from the coding sequence ATGGCCGCCTCCTGGACCGTCAATCTCGAGAAGATCTCGCGGGTCGTCAATTTCGGCCTTCCCGCGCTGACCCTCGTCTTTTTCTTGGCGGGGTATTTTTCCTCGTTTTACTTCCACTTTTTGACGGTCTTTTTCCTACTGATGACGCTCATCAATATTTTCTACCGCCGCGTCCAGAAGGACCATGCCCTCTTGACCAACTTCGGCTGGGTGGCGCAGGGTCGCTACCTTCTGGAGAGCATCGGCCCGGAGCTGCGCCAGTACCTCTTCACCACCGACACCGAGGAGCGGCCCTTCTCGCGGGTGGAGCGAATGGAGGTCTACCGCAAGTCGAAGGACATCGACGCCTCCTCGGCCTTCGGCTCGCAGCTGGAATTTGACGGCAGCGAGTACAAGCTGCGGCATTCGATGTACCCGACCCTGGTGGCCGAGGCCGAGCCCTATGCCCTGACCTTCGGCGAGGAGCGCGGCCTGGCCGAGGCCTATACCATCACCAAGCCGGTGATGATCAGCGCCATGAGCTACGGCTCGCTGGGCAAGAACGCGGTGCGGGCCCTGGCGCGGGGCGCGCGGAAGGCCGGGATCCCGATGAACACGGGGGAGGGCGGCCTGCCGAGGTATCACCTGATGGAGGGCTGCGACCTGATCTTCCAGATGGGGACGGCGAAGTTCGGCTGCCGCAACGAGGATGGGTCCTTGCACGAAGGGCGCCTGCGGGAGATCGCCCGGCTGCCGCAGGTGAAGATGATCGAGATCAAGTTCTCCCAGGGGGCGAAGCCGGGGAAGGGCGGCCTGCTGCCGCGCGAGAAGATCACCCGCGAGATCGCCGAGCTGCGCGGCGTGCCGATGGACCGCGACGTGATCTCGCCGCCCGCGCACGTGGAATGCACGGACCCGGACGCGACCGTCCGCTTTATCGGACGGGTCCAGGATATCTCCGAGTTGCCGGTCGGTATTAAATTCTGTTTGGGCCGCGAGGCGGAGTTTCGCGTCTTGGTGCGGGCGATGGCGCGGCACCAGATCTTCCCCGACTACATCGCCCTGGACGGCGCGGAGGGGGGTACCGGCGCCGCGCCGAAGTCCTTCATGGACGACCTGGGGATCCCGATCCTGGCGGCGCTGCCGGCGGCGCATCAGATCTTGAAGGAGGAAGAGGTGCGCGATCGCCTCAAGCTGGTAGCGGCCGGAAAGCTCATCAATCCCGGAAAGCAGCTCATCGCGCTGTCGCTGGGCGCGCAGGCGGTCTACACCGCGCGGGGCTTCATGCTGGCCCTGGGCTGCATCCAGGCCCTGACTTGCAACCGCAACACCTGTCCCGTCGGCATCACGACGCACAACCCCGCCCTGCAGCGGGGCCTGGACATCGAGGTGAAGTCGGAGCGGGTGAAGAACTACGTCGTCAACCTGGTGCACGACCACTACGAGCTGCTGACCTCGCTGGGGAAGCGCTCTTTCCGGGAGCTGAACGAGGACAACCTCCTGCTGCCGACGGCGGCGGGGACGGGACGGGGGAGGCCATGA
- a CDS encoding DoxX family protein, with protein MKNKLLWIFQLVPAVILFGTAYGKLSSKPNEVQLFSVLGMEPTGRFIIGIIEGLAALLLLSPRYSAAGAFLALGTMLGALIAHLTVIGFDLKHTLLLSSVLVSSLVVLVARYRHLPLLGPKARD; from the coding sequence ATGAAGAACAAGCTGCTGTGGATCTTTCAACTCGTCCCCGCGGTGATCTTGTTCGGGACCGCCTACGGGAAGCTCAGCTCGAAGCCCAACGAGGTGCAGTTGTTTTCCGTCTTGGGCATGGAGCCGACGGGCCGGTTTATCATCGGGATCATCGAGGGTCTGGCGGCCTTGCTGTTGCTGTCGCCCCGCTATTCGGCCGCGGGCGCCTTCCTGGCCCTAGGCACCATGTTGGGCGCCCTGATCGCGCACCTGACGGTGATCGGCTTCGACCTGAAGCACACCCTCTTGCTGTCCTCGGTATTGGTCAGCAGTCTGGTCGTCCTGGTCGCCCGTTACCGGCACCTGCCGCTGCTGGGGCCGAAGGCGCGGGATTGA
- a CDS encoding DUF2071 domain-containing protein: MNLDDPYRPYPAPRSPFVMHQSWHDLLFIHYRVPAELLRALVPASLPLDTFRGEAYVGVVPFRMANVRPRFLPPLPWLSFFPELNVRTYVTLDQRPGVYFFSLDAGNRAAVEIARAWFHLPYFKATMECRAREGEVRYGSTRSDPRGTAAVLRAQYAPTGPVFLAERDSLEYFLTARYCLYTLNARQEVLRAEIHHKPWELQPARLQAQANTMLDPLGLSLPEEAPHLLFVNKIHVLVWPPKRVNPAPSAPAAAGAGNGRPGRPDC; the protein is encoded by the coding sequence ATGAACCTCGACGACCCCTACCGCCCCTACCCCGCGCCGCGTTCCCCCTTCGTGATGCACCAGTCCTGGCACGACCTGCTCTTCATCCACTACCGCGTCCCCGCGGAGCTCTTAAGGGCTCTGGTGCCCGCGTCCCTGCCGCTGGACACCTTCCGCGGCGAGGCCTACGTCGGCGTCGTCCCCTTCCGCATGGCCAACGTGAGGCCGCGCTTCCTGCCGCCCCTGCCCTGGCTGTCTTTCTTCCCCGAATTGAACGTCCGCACCTACGTCACCCTGGACCAACGCCCCGGCGTCTATTTCTTCTCCCTCGACGCCGGAAACCGCGCGGCAGTGGAAATCGCCCGCGCCTGGTTTCACCTCCCCTACTTCAAGGCGACCATGGAGTGCCGCGCGCGGGAGGGCGAGGTCCGATACGGCTCGACGCGTAGCGATCCGCGCGGAACGGCCGCCGTCCTGCGGGCGCAATACGCGCCGACGGGACCCGTCTTCCTCGCGGAACGGGATTCGCTGGAATACTTCCTGACGGCCCGCTACTGCCTCTACACCCTCAACGCCCGGCAAGAGGTCTTGCGGGCGGAGATCCATCACAAGCCCTGGGAGCTCCAACCCGCCCGGCTTCAGGCGCAGGCCAACACCATGCTCGACCCCCTCGGCCTCAGCCTGCCGGAGGAGGCGCCCCATCTGCTTTTCGTGAACAAGATCCACGTCCTTGTCTGGCCGCCGAAGCGGGTCAATCCCGCGCCTTCGGCCCCAGCAGCGGCAGGTGCCGGTAACGGGCGACCAGGACGACCAGACTGCTGA